Proteins found in one Anaeromicrobium sediminis genomic segment:
- a CDS encoding acetate and sugar kinases/Hsc70/actin family protein produces MYESIIESIRRKKVGIDLFDQPLKAVELKKGIYINETMENFYNKMPPEFKSQKQKDIFSSLKYWGDFEILRQIFKYAYKNLGTNILGSSMIVSLPYDLKEDKLGEVWMRMIIDVAMEQKWREVYIADNYFCAALGVGIPANDVGEDGLTRKNIFIYATSWCTYAGIVFAGSLFHMKIINKNYNEITIDEIKSKIEEIKGELSHRLPEHFKNVHVDENELEKLRLGWKLQMGRKIHLAVPRKKRYEFGSSMEDYQFVYADDYEGCIINGLRTLLSELDNMKRARPVRK; encoded by the coding sequence ATGTATGAATCTATAATTGAAAGTATTCGTAGAAAGAAAGTAGGGATTGATCTATTTGACCAACCTTTGAAAGCTGTGGAATTAAAAAAGGGAATATATATTAATGAAACTATGGAGAACTTTTATAATAAGATGCCACCAGAATTTAAATCACAGAAACAGAAGGATATATTCTCAAGCTTGAAATACTGGGGGGATTTTGAAATCCTCAGGCAAATATTTAAATATGCATATAAAAATTTAGGAACCAATATACTAGGTTCATCTATGATTGTATCTTTACCCTATGATCTTAAGGAAGATAAATTGGGAGAAGTTTGGATGCGAATGATTATAGATGTAGCTATGGAACAAAAGTGGAGGGAAGTATATATAGCGGATAACTATTTCTGTGCAGCCCTTGGAGTAGGCATACCTGCCAATGATGTAGGTGAAGATGGTTTAACTAGAAAAAATATTTTTATTTATGCAACCAGCTGGTGTACTTATGCGGGTATAGTTTTTGCCGGTAGTTTATTTCATATGAAGATAATTAATAAGAATTATAATGAAATTACCATAGATGAAATTAAAAGTAAAATTGAAGAGATTAAGGGTGAATTATCCCATAGATTACCAGAGCATTTCAAAAATGTTCATGTTGATGAAAATGAATTAGAAAAACTACGTTTAGGCTGGAAACTTCAAATGGGTAGAAAAATCCATTTAGCAGTTCCACGAAAAAAGAGATATGAGTTCGGCTCTTCAATGGAAGACTACCAATTTGTTTATGCTGACGATTATGAAGGATGCATTATAAATGGCCTTAGAACTTTGCTAAGTGAACTAGACAATATGAAAAGAGCACGTCCAGTCAGAAAATAA
- a CDS encoding DUF819 family protein, which produces MIQNGFSFISFLLLFAGVVIWYENKYKDNNFFKYVPAIIIIYFSVMLMSTFHVWEMTDSVKAARGSIKSAILPTMIFLMLLRADLRDIFKLGPKLIGTFFAATTSIVLGFVISFILFKGYLAENAALTFGALAGSWIGGTQNMVAVQQALGLNDAGMGYTLLIDSIDYSMWIMFLLGLVPFASKFNAWTKTDTSQIDELNKKLNVKFGNIRKEITFPDMMLLLGVAFGMASCSMFVAKFLPTNAILTTSTWSIIIVTLAGVIAAMTPLGKIPGSPQLSNVLLYTLVALIAANANFGELTQAPAYILAGFVILVVHGVIMTVLAKIFKLDLFTCGIASLANIGGVASSPVLAAAYSQSLVPVAILMALIGVIVGTFSGIGVATMLQML; this is translated from the coding sequence ATGATACAAAATGGTTTTTCGTTTATTTCATTTCTTTTATTATTTGCAGGTGTAGTTATATGGTATGAAAATAAGTATAAAGATAATAATTTCTTTAAATATGTACCTGCTATAATAATTATCTATTTTTCAGTAATGCTAATGTCAACATTCCATGTATGGGAAATGACAGATTCTGTTAAAGCGGCTAGAGGTTCAATTAAAAGTGCAATTTTACCTACTATGATATTTCTAATGCTTTTAAGAGCAGACTTAAGAGATATTTTTAAACTTGGACCTAAGTTAATAGGAACTTTTTTTGCAGCTACTACAAGTATTGTATTGGGATTTGTAATTTCATTTATTTTATTTAAAGGTTATCTTGCTGAAAATGCAGCATTAACTTTTGGGGCACTTGCTGGAAGTTGGATTGGTGGTACACAAAATATGGTTGCTGTTCAACAGGCTCTAGGATTAAATGATGCAGGTATGGGATATACATTACTTATAGATTCAATTGACTATTCTATGTGGATTATGTTTCTTTTAGGATTAGTCCCTTTTGCTTCTAAGTTTAATGCATGGACAAAAACTGATACATCTCAAATAGATGAACTGAATAAAAAATTAAATGTTAAATTTGGGAATATTAGAAAAGAAATTACGTTCCCTGATATGATGTTATTACTAGGGGTAGCCTTTGGTATGGCTTCATGTTCTATGTTTGTAGCAAAATTCCTTCCAACTAATGCAATTTTAACAACTTCTACATGGTCTATTATCATTGTTACATTGGCTGGTGTGATTGCTGCAATGACGCCTTTAGGAAAGATACCTGGTTCTCCTCAACTATCAAATGTTTTATTGTATACGTTAGTTGCATTAATAGCAGCAAATGCAAACTTTGGTGAGCTTACTCAAGCTCCTGCATATATTCTTGCTGGATTTGTAATACTTGTTGTACATGGAGTAATAATGACAGTACTTGCAAAAATCTTTAAGTTAGATTTATTTACTTGTGGTATTGCATCACTTGCTAACATTGGTGGAGTTGCTTCTTCTCCAGTATTAGCAGCAGCCTATAGCCAGTCATTAGTTCCTGTAGCAATACTTATGGCGCTGATAGGGGTAATTGTTGGGACGTTTAGTGGAATCGGTGTTGCAACAATGCTTCAGATGTTATAA
- a CDS encoding GNAT family N-acetyltransferase: MKFRDICEKDFKYISSLNEQLGYDLSESMVKERIKYILENTKDRIIVAEINNKVIGYIHGSPYELLYYDSVINIVGLVVDKNCRRLGVGKKLINEIELWARENNFKGIRLVSGWDRKGAHDFYEKCGFINRKDQKNFIKIF, translated from the coding sequence ATGAAGTTTAGAGATATTTGTGAGAAGGATTTTAAATATATATCATCACTTAATGAACAATTAGGTTATGATTTATCTGAGAGTATGGTGAAGGAACGTATAAAATATATACTAGAAAATACAAAGGATAGAATAATAGTTGCAGAAATCAATAACAAAGTTATTGGATATATCCACGGGTCTCCCTATGAATTATTGTATTATGATAGTGTTATTAACATAGTGGGATTGGTAGTAGATAAAAATTGTCGCAGATTAGGTGTTGGAAAAAAATTAATTAATGAAATTGAATTATGGGCAAGAGAAAATAACTTTAAAGGAATTAGGTTAGTTTCTGGTTGGGATAGGAAAGGTGCCCATGATTTTTATGAAAAATGTGGATTTATTAATAGAAAGGATCAAAAGAACTTTATTAAAATATTTTAA
- a CDS encoding GNAT family N-acetyltransferase yields MSINFQTERLEIRQFNLDDAVALNKICNEPYILKWMPDWEGGMDKRIWWINWVNEQYPLATKEKARVMLAVNLKDSGQLIGMVSIGNKEEVNNEMEIAYFISREYSNKGYISEAARAMAKWAFNNLNLDYLMAIMELDNYSSQRVVEKCGFTKVETRMILNEGEIEEKPFYYYRLYPEVK; encoded by the coding sequence ATGAGTATTAATTTTCAAACTGAGAGATTAGAAATTAGACAATTTAATTTAGATGATGCAGTAGCACTAAATAAGATCTGTAATGAACCATACATATTAAAATGGATGCCTGATTGGGAAGGTGGCATGGATAAAAGAATATGGTGGATAAATTGGGTTAATGAACAGTATCCTTTAGCAACAAAGGAAAAAGCTAGAGTAATGCTTGCCGTAAATCTTAAAGATAGTGGACAGTTAATTGGTATGGTTAGCATAGGCAATAAAGAGGAAGTTAATAATGAGATGGAAATAGCTTATTTTATTTCCCGGGAATATAGTAATAAAGGATATATAAGTGAGGCAGCAAGGGCTATGGCAAAATGGGCATTTAATAATTTAAATCTAGATTATTTAATGGCTATTATGGAGTTAGATAATTACTCTTCACAAAGGGTAGTTGAGAAATGTGGCTTTACTAAGGTTGAAACAAGGATGATATTAAACGAGGGGGAAATAGAAGAAAAACCGTTCTACTATTACAGATTATATCCTGAGGTTAAATAA